One Eubalaena glacialis isolate mEubGla1 chromosome 11, mEubGla1.1.hap2.+ XY, whole genome shotgun sequence DNA segment encodes these proteins:
- the LOC133101630 gene encoding LOW QUALITY PROTEIN: hibernation-associated plasma protein HP-20-like (The sequence of the model RefSeq protein was modified relative to this genomic sequence to represent the inferred CDS: substituted 1 base at 1 genomic stop codon) produces the protein MSILIANTFIEXIGCYGPPGPPGPLGPLGVSGPIGLRGEPGVPGPAGQNVKCPCGERSAFTVKLSGRLPPPSMPVIFTEVLYNAQRDLKEAMGVFTCRIPGNCYFDFDVELRHCKVKVWLMTNQSQVLEKDLIAKKEYVNISGAVIMLLKKGDKVWLEAEVETEEPKQAEVTICFSGFLNSSLKLSLM, from the exons ATGTCTATTCTGATAGCAAATACTTTCATTGAGTAAATTGGATGCTATGGACCTCCAGGGCCTCCTGGACCTCTGGGGCCTCTTGGAGTTTCAG GACCTATTGGATTGAGAGGTGAGCCGGGAGTCCCAGGACCAGCAGGTCAAAATGTAAAATGCCCCTGTGGAGAAAGATCAGCCTTCACGGTGAAGCTCAGTGGAAGGCTTCCTCCACCTTCCATGCCCGTCATCTTCACAGAGGTCCTGTACAATGCCCAGAGGGACTTAAAGGAGGCCATGGGAGTCTTTACCTGCAGGATTCCTGGAAATTGCTATTTCGACTTTGATGTAGAGCTTCGCCACTGCAAGGTGAAGGTTTGGCTAATGACGAACCAAAGCCAAGTTTTGGAAAAGGATCTGATCGCCAAAAAAGAGTATGTTAATATCTCTGGTGCTGTAATTATGCTTCTGAAAAAGGGGGATAAGGTGTGGCTAGAAGCAGAAGTTGAAACTGAGGaaccaaagcaagcagaagtCACTATCTGTTTCTCAGGTTTCCTGAATTCATCCCTGAAACTAAGCCTCATGTGA
- the LOC133101628 gene encoding protein HP-25 homolog 2-like, translating into MNFKSPLSTFCLPWPYPKALQGPPGPRGIPGIPGDIKNCSSPPKSAFAVKVSDPLPAPSQPIVFKEALHNDQDHFNLTTGVFTCTVPGVYHFGFDIELFQHAMKLRLMKNGTQVLEKEAQAKDNYRHVSGNVILQLTMGDRVWLESKLDTAESERGLIEIMFFGYLLYGNYTG; encoded by the coding sequence ATGAACTTCAAATCTCCTCTATCCACCTTCTGTTTACCTTGGCCTTACCCCAAGGCCCTCCAAGGCCCTCCAGGACCACGAGGAATTCCTGGGATTCCTGGAGACATTAAGAATTGTTCATCTCCCCCCAAATCTGCCTTTGCAGTGAAGGTGAGTgatcccctcccagccccctcccagcccatTGTCTTCAAGGAAGCCCTGCATAACGACCAGGACCACTTCAATCTTACCACGGGAGTGTTCACCTGTACCGTCCCAGGCGTGTACCACTTTGGCTTTGACATTGAGCTGTTCCAGCATGCTATGAAGCTAAGGCTCATGAAGAATGGCACCCAAGTCCTGGAGAAGGAAGCCCAGGCCAAGGACAATTATAGGCATGTTTCTGGAAATGTCATCTTGCAGCTGACGATGGGAGACAGAGTCTGGCTGGAATCCAAGCTAGACACAGCAGAGAGTGAGAGAGGACTGATTGAAATTATGTTCTTTGGGTATTTGCTCTATGGAAATTATACTGGCTAA